A single region of the Rhizophagus irregularis chromosome 27, complete sequence genome encodes:
- a CDS encoding ATP-binding cassette sub- E member 1: MSEKHTRIAIVSSDKCKPKKCRQECKKSCPVVRMGKLCIEVTPESKIAYISEELCIGCGICIKKCPFGAIMIINLPTNLERQVTHRYNANSFKLHKLPVPRPGQVLGLVGTNGIGKSTALKILAGKLKPNLGKFNDPPDWQDILKYFRGNELQNYFTKILEDNLKAIIKPQYVDQIPKAVNGIVETLINNKSEKNNKDDMIDVLDLKDVLGRQVKELSGGELQRFAIAVVCIQKADIYMFDEPSSYLDVKQRLNAAKAIRSLLTPDCYVIVVEHDLSVLDYLSDFICVLYGVPSVYGVVTMPFSIREGINIFLDGKVPTENLRFREESLTFKLAETAEDEKEVEKHRRYRYPDMKKTLGNFKLSVKAGEFTDSEIIVMLGENGTGKTTFIRLLAGAIKADGDEQIPELNVSYKPQKISPKYVGTVRSLLHDKIRNSFTHAQFQTDVVKPMQIENIIDQEVATLSGGELQRVAIVLALGKPADIYLIDEPSAYLDSEQRIVAAKVIKRFILHSKKTAFVVEHDFIMATYLADRVVLYEGMPSVEATATTPQSLLSGMNKFLKSLEITFRRDPTNFRPRINKLNSQNDQEQKSSGNYFFLEVDS; encoded by the exons ATGAGTGAAAAACATACCAGAATTGCCATTGTTAGTTCTGATAAATGCAAACCGAAAAAATGTAGACAGGAATGTAAAAAATCATGTCCTGTTGTTAGAATGG GTAAACTTTGCATTGAAGTTACTCCCGAGAGTAAAATTGCTTACATTTCTGAGGAACTGTGTATTGGTTGTGGTATTTGCATTAAGAAATGCCCATTCGGTgctattatgattattaactTACCCACCAACCTTGAAAGACAAGTTACTCACCGTTACAATGCCAACTCTTTTAAACTTCATAAATTACCTGTTCCTAGACCTGGTCAAGTTCTAGGATTGGTTGGTACTAATGGTATTGGTAAAAGTACTGCACTGAAAATTTTGGCTGGGAAATTGAAACCAAATTTAGGAAAATTCAAC GATCCCCCAGATTGGCAGGATATTCTAAAATACTTTCGAGGAAATGAATTGCAAaactattttacaaaaattttagagGATAATTTGAAG GCAATAATCAAACCCCAGTACGTAGACCAAATTCCAAAAGCTGTTAATGGAATTGTTGAAAcgttgataaataataaatcggaaaaaaataataaagatgataTGATCGATGTATTAGATCTAAAAGACGTTTTGGGACGCCAAGTAAAAGAGTTATCAGGTGGGGAGCTTCAACGTTTTGCTATTGCTGTTGTGTGTATCCAAAAAGCTGATAT CTACATGTTCGATGAGCCGTCATCGTATTTGGATGTCAAACAACGTTTGAATGCCGCTAAGGCAATAAGATCTTTATTAACGCCCGattg ttacgTCATTGTTGTAGAACATGACTTGTCAGTTTTGGATTATTTATCTGATTTCATTTGCGTGCTTTATGGTGTCCCCTCAGTGTATGGTGTTGTTACTATGCCTTTCTCAATTCGCGAaggtattaatatattcttgGATGGTAAGGTGCCAACAGAGAATCTGAGATTTCGTGAAGAATCTTTAACGTTTAAACTGGCAGAAACTGCCGAGGATGAAAAGGAAGTAGAAAAACATAGAAGATATAGATATCCAGATATGAAAAAAACATTAG GAAATTTTAAGTTAAGCGTTAAGGCTGGTGAATTCACGGATTCTGAAATTATTGTTATGCTTGGAGAAAATGGAACCGGTAAAACAACGTTCATCAGATTATTGGCTGGTGCAATTAAAGCTGATGGTGATGAACAAATTCCCGAGTTGAATGTTAGTTACAAACCACAAAAGATTTCACCAAAATACGTGGGAACAGTACGCAGTCTTCTGCATGATAAGATCAGAAATTCCTTCACACATGCACAATTTCAAACTGATGTTGTGAAGCCGATgcaaattgaaaatattattgatcaaGAAGTAGCAACTTTATCTGGTGGTGAACTTCAACGTGTAGCAATTGTGCTGGCATTAGGGAAACCAGCGGACATATATTTGATTGATGAACCCTCCGCGTACTTGGATTCAGAACAACGTATTGTTGCAGCTAAAGTCATCAAAAG attcattCTTCATAGCAAAAAAACAGCCTTTGTTGTAGAACATGACTTTATTATGGCTACTTATTTAGCAGATCGTGTTGTTTTGTATGAAGGAATGCCATCAGTAGAGGCTACAGCAACTAC tcCACAATCACTATTGTCGGGTATGAATAAGTTTCTCAAATCTCTCGAGATCACGTTTAGACGTGATCCAACCAATTTTAGGccaagaataaataaattgaattccCAGAACGATCAAGAACAAAAGTCAA gtggtaattatttctttttggaAGTtgattcttaa